TAAAAGATAATCTTATTGCCAGTGGAATATCAAGCGCCATTGTAATTTGTATTGAAATTGAAAAAAAGTAGTTATATTTGTTCATAAATCTATTGATTATGAGGTCTGAACCTGAAAATGTTCCATCAGAGAATGTTCAAGAGAAATACAAATTGATGAACGAATACTATTTGGTTCTTTTTAACGATGAAATCAATAAGTATGAGTTTGTTGTTGATTGCCTTATTGATATCTGTAGGCACGATCCAATTCAAGCCGAGCAGTGCACATTAATTGCTCATC
This window of the Bacteroidales bacterium genome carries:
- a CDS encoding ATP-dependent Clp protease adaptor ClpS, encoding MRSEPENVPSENVQEKYKLMNEYYLVLFNDEINKYEFVVDCLIDICRHDPIQAEQCTLIAHHKGKCDIKNGSWPLLEEMKSAFDQKGLSTIICKN